Proteins encoded in a region of the Streptomyces sp. NBC_00310 genome:
- a CDS encoding phosphotransferase family protein, with the protein MGFDGQEWAATRTWVDKQLPEGRRLRNWTDLRGGWTSRMRRLTLDDGTGLVLRSFVKPFFRLHAPGLLNREAAILTLLAPYDDIPTPRLYAVDPAAELTDHPSLLMSLLPGSVRVDEDADLEARLDLLAGQLARIHAVVPAERPRTYQAWTSPERVTTPDGPLWERAVDVIRREAPAYEGCFLHRDFHPGNVLFTGTEAGTDTGTDTGRDTDAGTDGALRISGVVDWVETSWGPADLDVAHCSTASTLLYGAEYGLGFRERYEARGGRRLAQDQDHLYWRLLDALAYAPDAEKVAVPWRELGRTDLTPEVLGARLEAYVGGVWERYA; encoded by the coding sequence ATGGGATTCGATGGTCAGGAATGGGCGGCTACTCGTACGTGGGTGGACAAGCAGCTTCCGGAGGGCCGCCGCCTGCGGAACTGGACGGATCTGCGCGGCGGTTGGACCTCCCGGATGCGCCGGCTGACGCTCGACGACGGGACGGGGCTCGTCCTGCGGTCGTTCGTGAAACCGTTCTTCCGGCTGCACGCCCCAGGGCTGTTGAACCGTGAAGCCGCGATACTCACCCTGCTCGCACCGTACGACGACATCCCCACGCCACGCCTGTACGCCGTCGACCCGGCCGCCGAACTCACCGACCATCCCTCGCTGTTGATGTCCCTGCTGCCGGGGTCGGTGCGGGTGGACGAGGACGCGGACCTGGAGGCGCGGCTGGATCTGCTCGCCGGGCAACTCGCCCGGATCCACGCGGTCGTGCCGGCGGAACGGCCTCGTACGTATCAGGCCTGGACCTCGCCCGAGCGCGTCACCACGCCCGACGGCCCGTTGTGGGAGCGGGCCGTGGACGTGATCCGGCGGGAGGCACCGGCGTACGAAGGGTGCTTCCTGCACCGGGACTTCCATCCGGGGAACGTCCTGTTCACGGGCACGGAAGCGGGCACGGACACGGGCACGGACACGGGCAGGGACACGGACGCGGGCACGGACGGGGCTCTGCGGATCAGCGGCGTCGTGGACTGGGTGGAGACCTCGTGGGGACCCGCGGATCTCGATGTCGCCCACTGCTCGACCGCGTCGACCCTGCTGTACGGGGCCGAGTACGGGCTCGGGTTCCGTGAGCGGTACGAGGCTCGGGGCGGGCGTCGACTGGCCCAGGACCAGGACCACCTGTACTGGCGGCTGCTGGACGCGCTCGCCTACGCGCCCGACGCGGAGAAGGTCGCGGTGCCCTGGCGGGAGCTGGGGCGGACGGATCTGACGCCGGAGGTGCTGGGGGCGCGGCTGGAGGCGTATGTGGGCGGGGTGTGGGAGCGGTACGCGTGA
- a CDS encoding arsenate reductase family protein: MEIWINPACSKCRSAIGLLDAEGADYTVRRYLEDVPSEDEIRAVLDRLGLEPWDITRTQEAAAKELGLKEWAREAGARDRWIKALAEHPKLIQRPIITADDGTAVVARTDEAVRDALSR; the protein is encoded by the coding sequence ATGGAGATCTGGATCAATCCGGCCTGTTCCAAGTGCCGCAGCGCGATCGGCCTGCTCGACGCCGAGGGGGCCGACTACACCGTCCGCCGCTACCTGGAGGACGTCCCCAGCGAGGACGAGATCCGCGCCGTACTGGACCGCCTCGGGCTCGAACCGTGGGACATCACCCGCACCCAGGAGGCCGCCGCCAAGGAACTCGGCCTTAAGGAGTGGGCCCGGGAGGCCGGCGCGCGCGACCGGTGGATCAAGGCGCTCGCCGAGCACCCGAAGCTCATCCAGCGGCCGATCATCACCGCGGACGACGGTACGGCGGTGGTGGCCCGCACGGACGAGGCGGTACGGGACGCCCTGTCCAGGTAG
- a CDS encoding SCO2583/SCO2584 N-terminal domain-containing protein produces MPEQDDDEREFDIKWADDAQHKEPSARARMLAARWKENPPEPQPFRADPGPVAPRRSSWVSTVIVFGCVAGLIALIGYINYRSSY; encoded by the coding sequence ATGCCCGAACAGGACGACGACGAGCGCGAGTTCGACATCAAGTGGGCGGACGACGCACAGCACAAGGAGCCCTCCGCACGGGCCCGGATGCTGGCCGCGCGCTGGAAGGAGAACCCGCCCGAACCCCAGCCCTTCCGCGCCGACCCCGGCCCGGTCGCTCCGCGCCGGTCGTCGTGGGTGTCGACGGTGATCGTCTTCGGCTGCGTGGCAGGGTTGATCGCGCTGATCGGCTACATCAACTATCGGTCGTCGTACTGA
- a CDS encoding DUF6891 domain-containing protein, whose protein sequence is MKIHGGDPARTNEPSGTARLAVKVDTETGEKHARISAERLRELVCRIGDRGDRFLVVQRIPDIPDVFVQVWHERADDGADGEYQLEYREDRDRFFGAVLTDPERVAEAMTGWARRTPGWETGIEWTPVEHDAPEEVPELPDDVREQVEERVRELLRCGYDDRARLSEAAEEYLVDGDARPVSRAQARQLVDRLWVERLAEQETWDGVTDPERLTRAFEALQSAHGITARENFTCCRNCGTTEIGAEGSPDARGFVFFHSQCTEGAAAGYGLMLLYGGFDDAAETTTAVGRQVVAALAAEGLSAEWDGDPTKAITVTPLHWHKRLVG, encoded by the coding sequence ATGAAGATCCACGGGGGCGATCCGGCCCGTACGAACGAGCCCTCCGGCACCGCCCGGCTGGCCGTCAAGGTCGACACGGAGACCGGGGAGAAGCACGCCCGGATCTCGGCGGAGCGGCTGCGCGAGCTGGTGTGCCGGATCGGGGACCGGGGCGACCGTTTCCTGGTCGTGCAGCGGATACCGGACATCCCGGACGTCTTCGTCCAGGTCTGGCACGAGCGGGCCGACGACGGCGCGGACGGCGAGTACCAGCTGGAGTACCGGGAGGACCGCGACCGGTTCTTCGGGGCCGTCCTCACCGACCCGGAGCGGGTGGCCGAGGCCATGACCGGCTGGGCGCGGCGGACGCCGGGCTGGGAGACCGGGATCGAGTGGACCCCCGTCGAGCACGACGCCCCGGAGGAGGTGCCGGAACTCCCGGACGACGTACGGGAGCAGGTCGAGGAGCGGGTGCGGGAGCTGTTGCGCTGCGGTTACGACGACCGGGCCCGGTTGAGCGAGGCCGCCGAGGAGTATCTCGTGGACGGCGACGCCCGGCCCGTTTCCCGTGCACAGGCCCGGCAGCTCGTCGACCGGCTCTGGGTGGAGCGGCTCGCCGAGCAGGAGACCTGGGACGGGGTCACCGACCCCGAGCGGCTCACCCGCGCCTTCGAGGCGCTCCAGTCGGCGCACGGCATCACCGCCCGGGAGAACTTCACCTGCTGCCGCAACTGCGGTACGACCGAGATAGGCGCCGAAGGCTCGCCGGACGCCCGGGGATTCGTGTTCTTCCACTCGCAGTGCACCGAGGGCGCCGCCGCCGGGTACGGACTGATGCTGCTGTACGGCGGGTTCGACGACGCCGCCGAGACCACCACGGCGGTCGGGCGGCAGGTCGTGGCGGCCCTCGCGGCGGAGGGTCTGTCCGCGGAGTGGGACGGAGATCCCACCAAGGCCATCACCGTCACCCCGCTCCATTGGCACAAACGCCTGGTCGGCTGA
- the glnA gene encoding type I glutamate--ammonia ligase, with protein sequence MFQNADEAKKYIADEDVKFVDVRFCDLPGVMQHFTIPATAFDPAEELAFDGSSIRGFQAIHESDMALRADLSTARVDPFRRDKTVNINFFIHDPITGEQYSRDPRNVAKKAEAYLASTGIADTAYFGPEAEFYVFDSVRFKTSENESFYHIDSEAGAWNTGALEDNRGYKVRYKGGYFPTPPVDHFADLRAEISLELAKSGLQVERQHHEVGTAGQAEINYKFNTLLAAADDLQLFKYIVKNVAWRNGKTATFMPKPIFGDNGSGMHVHQSLWTGGSPLFYDEAGYAGLSDTARFYIGGILKHAPSLLAFTNPTVNSYHRLVPGFEAPVNLVYSQRNRSAAMRIPITGSNPKAKRVEFRAPDSSGNPYLAFSALLLAGLDGIKNKIEPAEPIDKDLYELAPEEHAGVPQVPTSLPAVLDSLERDHEFLLQGDVFTPDLIETWIDYKRTNEIAPLQLRPHPHEFELYFDV encoded by the coding sequence ATGTTCCAGAACGCCGACGAGGCCAAGAAGTACATCGCGGACGAGGACGTCAAGTTCGTCGACGTCCGCTTCTGCGACCTGCCGGGTGTGATGCAGCACTTCACGATCCCGGCCACGGCCTTCGACCCGGCCGAGGAGCTCGCGTTCGACGGCTCCTCGATCCGCGGCTTCCAGGCGATCCACGAGTCCGACATGGCGCTCCGCGCCGACCTGTCCACCGCGCGCGTCGACCCCTTCCGCCGCGACAAGACGGTCAACATCAACTTCTTCATCCACGACCCGATCACGGGCGAGCAGTACTCCCGTGACCCGCGGAACGTGGCGAAGAAGGCCGAGGCGTACCTCGCCTCCACGGGTATCGCGGACACCGCGTACTTCGGCCCCGAGGCCGAGTTCTACGTCTTCGACAGCGTGCGCTTCAAGACCTCGGAGAACGAGTCCTTCTACCACATCGACTCCGAGGCGGGCGCCTGGAACACCGGTGCGCTGGAGGACAACCGCGGTTACAAGGTCCGCTACAAGGGCGGTTACTTCCCGACCCCGCCGGTCGACCACTTCGCCGACCTGCGTGCCGAGATCTCCCTGGAGCTGGCCAAGTCCGGCCTCCAGGTCGAGCGCCAGCACCACGAGGTGGGCACCGCCGGCCAGGCCGAGATCAACTACAAGTTCAACACGCTGCTCGCCGCGGCCGACGACCTCCAGCTCTTCAAGTACATCGTGAAGAACGTGGCCTGGCGCAACGGCAAGACCGCGACCTTCATGCCGAAGCCGATCTTCGGCGACAACGGCTCGGGCATGCACGTCCACCAGTCGCTGTGGACGGGCGGCTCCCCGCTCTTCTACGACGAGGCCGGGTACGCGGGCCTGTCGGACACCGCCCGCTTCTACATCGGCGGCATCCTCAAGCACGCCCCGTCGCTGCTCGCCTTCACCAACCCGACGGTGAACTCGTACCACCGTCTGGTCCCGGGCTTCGAGGCCCCGGTGAACCTGGTGTACTCGCAGCGCAACCGCTCCGCCGCCATGCGTATCCCGATCACGGGTTCGAACCCGAAGGCCAAGCGCGTCGAGTTCCGCGCGCCCGACTCCTCCGGCAACCCGTACCTCGCCTTCTCGGCCCTCCTCCTCGCGGGCCTCGACGGCATCAAGAACAAGATCGAGCCGGCCGAGCCGATCGACAAGGACCTCTACGAGCTCGCCCCCGAGGAGCACGCGGGCGTCCCGCAGGTCCCGACCTCCCTCCCGGCCGTCCTCGACTCCCTCGAGCGCGACCACGAGTTCCTCCTCCAGGGCGACGTCTTCACGCCGGACCTGATCGAGACGTGGATCGACTACAAGCGCACCAACGAGATCGCCCCGCTGCAGCTGCGCCCGCACCCGCACGAGTTCGAGCTCTATTTCGACGTGTGA
- the glnII gene encoding glutamine synthetase, translating into MTFKAEYIWIDGTEPTAKLRSKTKILADDAKGAELPIWGFDGSSTNQAEGHSSDRVLQPVFSCPDPIRGGDDVLVLCEVLNIDMTPHESNTRAALREVAEKFAAQEPIFGIEQEYTFFQDGTPLGFPKGGFPAPQGGYYCGVGADEIFGRDIVEAHLENCLAAGLAISGINAEVMPGQWEFQVGPVSPLEVSDHLWVARWLLYRTAEDFDVAATLDPKPAKGDWNGAGAHTNFSTKAMREGYDAIITACESLGEGSKPLDHVKNYGAGIDDRLTGLHETAPWNEYSYGVSNRGASVRIPWQVEKDGKGYIEDRRPNANVDPYVVTRLIVDTCCTALDKAGQV; encoded by the coding sequence GTGACCTTCAAGGCTGAGTACATCTGGATCGACGGCACCGAGCCGACGGCCAAGCTCCGTTCCAAGACGAAGATTCTGGCCGACGACGCCAAGGGTGCCGAGCTTCCGATCTGGGGCTTCGACGGGTCCTCCACGAACCAGGCCGAGGGGCACTCCTCGGACCGTGTGCTCCAGCCGGTCTTCTCCTGCCCGGACCCGATCCGTGGCGGCGACGACGTCCTCGTGCTCTGCGAGGTCCTCAACATCGACATGACGCCGCACGAGTCCAACACCCGTGCCGCGCTGCGCGAGGTCGCCGAGAAGTTCGCCGCGCAGGAGCCGATCTTCGGCATCGAGCAGGAGTACACGTTCTTCCAGGACGGCACGCCGCTCGGCTTCCCCAAGGGCGGCTTCCCGGCCCCCCAGGGCGGCTACTACTGCGGTGTCGGCGCCGACGAGATCTTCGGCCGTGACATCGTCGAGGCCCACCTGGAGAACTGCCTGGCGGCCGGTCTCGCCATCTCCGGCATCAACGCCGAGGTCATGCCCGGCCAGTGGGAGTTCCAGGTCGGCCCGGTCTCCCCGCTGGAGGTCTCCGACCACCTGTGGGTGGCCCGCTGGCTGCTCTACCGCACCGCCGAGGACTTCGACGTCGCCGCCACCCTGGACCCCAAGCCGGCCAAGGGTGACTGGAACGGCGCCGGTGCGCACACCAACTTCTCCACGAAGGCGATGCGCGAGGGCTACGACGCGATCATCACCGCGTGCGAGTCGCTGGGCGAGGGCTCGAAGCCGCTCGACCACGTCAAGAACTACGGCGCCGGCATCGACGACCGCCTGACCGGTCTGCACGAGACCGCCCCGTGGAACGAGTACTCCTACGGTGTCTCCAACCGTGGCGCCTCGGTCCGTATCCCGTGGCAGGTCGAGAAGGACGGCAAGGGCTACATCGAGGACCGCCGCCCGAACGCCAACGTCGACCCGTACGTCGTGACGCGGCTGATCGTCGACACCTGCTGCACCGCGCTCGACAAGGCCGGCCAGGTCTGA
- a CDS encoding DUF1996 domain-containing protein, producing MGRNTRKRRSPLAVRAIAASAALAVAGGGLVWANFYASAGESKSKQNSTLASAQVATIACPDVGQKLTNVPKKARAGVAKELALLDRQITEAYKRLADTRQAQAGDANFVNNAILGPLKSKRTATIDRIGINIRRVGGQAPQGMAQLATCQGKADQAQTNAGGGQGQNQGGGGQNQGGQGQNQGGQNQGGQGQNQGGQNQGGQGQNQGGNQGQAGGGQGGNGPVAGDFQDITQVQPNGGPKGVNGNGLAANGNGGSKGTFTTSCGVNQNQLRNSDNVIVAPGVSNGAQHQHDYVGNQSNNAFASDQDLANAQTSCQNQGDKSSYFWPVIRIQDGSNDIDANAPGGGVDKNVGKIVEPSQAQLKFVGNKKGNVVAMPTALRIITGDAKAFVNGLNNANTNWSCTGFEDRQLTDKYPICPQGSSVVRTSFFQSCWDGQNIDSANHRTHVDFVEADGSCSNGFQAIPQLQVRLVYNVPAPQIQNGQVVNPFAVDSFPENLHKPITDHNDFINFFNQETMNKMVQCINGGQKCK from the coding sequence ATGGGACGCAACACACGCAAACGACGTTCGCCGCTGGCTGTTCGGGCCATTGCCGCATCCGCGGCGCTCGCGGTCGCGGGCGGCGGCCTGGTCTGGGCGAACTTCTACGCCTCAGCGGGCGAGTCGAAGTCCAAGCAGAACAGCACACTGGCCTCCGCGCAGGTCGCCACCATCGCCTGCCCGGACGTCGGCCAGAAGCTGACGAACGTGCCCAAGAAGGCGCGCGCGGGAGTAGCCAAGGAGCTGGCGCTGCTGGACCGGCAGATCACCGAGGCGTACAAGCGCCTCGCTGACACGCGCCAGGCTCAGGCGGGCGACGCCAACTTCGTCAACAACGCCATTCTCGGCCCGCTGAAGTCCAAGCGGACGGCCACCATCGACCGGATCGGCATCAACATCCGGCGCGTGGGCGGCCAGGCTCCGCAGGGCATGGCCCAGCTCGCGACCTGCCAGGGCAAGGCCGACCAGGCTCAGACCAACGCCGGCGGGGGCCAGGGTCAGAACCAGGGCGGCGGCGGCCAGAACCAGGGCGGCCAGGGCCAGAACCAGGGCGGCCAGAACCAAGGCGGCCAGGGCCAGAACCAGGGCGGCCAGAACCAAGGCGGCCAGGGTCAGAACCAGGGCGGTAACCAGGGTCAGGCCGGTGGCGGGCAGGGCGGTAACGGCCCGGTCGCGGGCGACTTCCAGGACATCACCCAGGTCCAGCCGAACGGCGGCCCGAAGGGCGTGAACGGCAACGGTCTCGCCGCCAACGGCAACGGCGGTTCGAAGGGCACGTTCACCACGAGCTGCGGCGTCAACCAGAACCAGCTCCGCAACTCGGACAACGTGATCGTCGCTCCCGGTGTCAGCAACGGTGCCCAGCACCAGCACGACTACGTGGGCAACCAGAGCAACAACGCCTTCGCGAGCGACCAGGACCTGGCCAACGCGCAGACCTCCTGCCAGAACCAGGGCGACAAGTCGTCGTACTTCTGGCCGGTGATCCGTATCCAGGACGGTTCGAACGACATCGACGCCAACGCCCCCGGCGGTGGCGTGGACAAGAACGTCGGCAAGATCGTCGAGCCGAGCCAGGCCCAGCTGAAGTTCGTCGGCAACAAGAAGGGCAATGTCGTCGCGATGCCGACGGCCCTGCGCATCATCACCGGTGACGCGAAGGCCTTCGTGAACGGCCTGAACAACGCCAACACGAACTGGAGCTGCACCGGCTTCGAGGACCGTCAGCTGACGGACAAGTACCCGATCTGCCCGCAGGGCAGCTCCGTGGTGCGGACGTCCTTCTTCCAGTCCTGCTGGGACGGCCAGAACATCGACAGCGCCAACCACCGCACGCACGTGGACTTCGTCGAGGCGGACGGCAGCTGCTCCAACGGCTTCCAGGCCATCCCGCAGCTCCAGGTCCGACTGGTCTACAACGTCCCGGCCCCGCAGATCCAGAACGGACAGGTCGTGAACCCCTTCGCGGTCGACTCCTTCCCGGAGAACCTGCACAAGCCGATCACCGACCACAACGACTTCATCAACTTCTTCAACCAGGAGACGATGAACAAGATGGTCCAGTGCATCAACGGCGGCCAGAAGTGCAAGTAG
- a CDS encoding winged helix-turn-helix domain-containing protein, giving the protein MANTRSLSTATPLTAASGSAPVAVPAPGAPRHRLRAVGRDEVVDIADFLPPGATWLPAPPHTLPTLPGRPPMVGYLVLVPADQQPPVLPFVVAEEKPADHAGSGAASASGSVEGKDGLVRVDTVQRTAEVGGRPLDLTYLEFELLAHLVAHPNRVHTRDQLVTTVWGYGHVGDGRTVDVHIARLRRKLGAEFRQAIQTVRRVGYKYTPPLSR; this is encoded by the coding sequence ATGGCGAACACCCGTTCTCTGTCGACCGCCACCCCGCTGACCGCCGCGTCGGGCTCCGCCCCCGTCGCCGTCCCCGCGCCCGGCGCCCCCCGGCACCGACTGCGTGCCGTGGGGCGGGACGAGGTCGTGGACATCGCGGACTTCCTGCCGCCGGGCGCCACCTGGTTGCCCGCTCCCCCGCACACCCTGCCCACGCTGCCGGGCCGGCCGCCGATGGTCGGCTACCTGGTGCTTGTCCCGGCCGACCAGCAGCCGCCGGTGCTGCCGTTCGTGGTCGCGGAGGAGAAGCCGGCCGACCACGCCGGTTCCGGTGCGGCTTCCGCTTCCGGGTCCGTCGAGGGCAAGGACGGGCTGGTCCGCGTGGACACCGTGCAGCGCACCGCCGAGGTCGGCGGGCGGCCGCTCGACCTCACCTATCTGGAGTTCGAACTCCTCGCCCATCTCGTCGCGCATCCGAACCGGGTGCACACCCGCGACCAGTTGGTCACCACGGTGTGGGGCTACGGGCATGTGGGCGACGGGCGGACCGTCGACGTCCACATCGCCCGGCTGCGCCGCAAGCTCGGCGCGGAGTTCCGCCAGGCGATCCAGACGGTGCGGCGGGTCGGGTACAAGTACACGCCGCCGCTGAGCCGTTGA
- a CDS encoding DUF4360 domain-containing protein, whose protein sequence is MVRGLLLGGAVAALFASALPAQAESPFEDPPPDKIVIKVATVNGSGCPQGTAAVAVSPDNTAFTVTYSDYLAQVGGGAPSTAFRKNCQLNLIVHVPGGFTYAIASVDYRGFASLQRGATGTEKASYYFQGSPDTASRTHAFNGPYEDNWQATDETDWAQLVWAPCGVERNFNINTELRVNRGSSPASSTSFMTMDSTDGDISTIYHLAWKECPSE, encoded by the coding sequence ATGGTTCGTGGTCTCCTCCTGGGCGGCGCCGTCGCCGCCCTCTTCGCCAGTGCGCTGCCCGCGCAGGCCGAGTCCCCGTTCGAGGACCCGCCCCCGGACAAGATCGTCATCAAGGTCGCCACGGTGAACGGCTCCGGCTGCCCCCAGGGCACGGCCGCGGTCGCCGTCTCGCCGGACAACACCGCGTTCACGGTGACCTACAGCGACTACCTCGCCCAGGTCGGCGGCGGCGCCCCGTCCACCGCGTTCCGCAAGAACTGCCAGCTCAACCTGATCGTCCATGTGCCCGGCGGCTTCACCTACGCCATCGCCAGCGTCGACTACCGAGGCTTCGCCTCGCTCCAACGCGGCGCGACCGGCACGGAAAAGGCTTCGTACTACTTCCAGGGCTCCCCGGACACCGCCTCCAGAACCCACGCGTTCAACGGCCCCTACGAGGACAACTGGCAGGCCACGGACGAGACCGACTGGGCCCAACTGGTGTGGGCCCCCTGCGGAGTCGAACGCAACTTCAACATCAACACCGAGTTGCGCGTCAACCGGGGCTCGTCGCCGGCGAGCAGCACGAGCTTCATGACCATGGACTCCACCGACGGCGACATCAGCACGATCTATCACTTGGCCTGGAAGGAGTGTCCCTCCGAGTGA